The window TCATCATCATCGGCCATCCTGACAAGCACCGAAATATCATGCAGTCTGGCAGCCATAATCTGCTTTTCAAAATCGGAATCCAACATCCAATCGGTGTGTTCCAGATCAAGATAAATAAAGTCCAGTCCTGAAAGGCCAATACTTTCAATGATACAGGTGGAACCGGTAAAGCAAGCCATACCGAAAACCGGTCCCTTTGCCATTTTTTCTTTTAAAGTCATGATAAGTACCTTCTTTTATTTTATAAATAAATTTCTGAATGCTCTATGTTAAGAAACGAGACCCAGTGCATGCGGGAGCCATGACGTAAGAGAAGGAATGAGGCTGATGCTTAACAGAACGATGATATTGCAAACAACATATGGCGACGCGCCCTTGAAAATCTCGACTACCGGCATACGGTTAATTTTATTGCAGGCGTTGAGGCACATGCCGACAGGCGGCGTAACCAAACCAATGGCAAGGCCCACGATCACCATGGCACCGAACTGCAAATCGCTAATTCCCGCCACTCGAATAATTGGCAACAGGATTGGACACAGCAGAAGGATGGCAGGCGTAACATCGATGAAAAATCCCGCAAGCAGAATGATTACGTCAAACAGAAGCGCCGTCCCCCACATGGGCAAATTCATTTGAGTGAAAAGTGCCGCGACAATTTGAGGAATCTTTTCAACTGTCATAATCCATGTGAAAATGGTAGAAAAACCAATGATGATCATGATGGAAGCGGAAGAAATTAACGTCTTGAGCAATGTGTCAACAACCGATTTCCATGTCAGTTCTTTGTAGAACAGGAATCCCAGGACTATGGCATACAAAACGGCAATGCCGGCGCTTTCGCTGGCAGTACAAACACCGCCTGCGATGCAGACAATAATCAGCACAGGCATCAGGATGGCCGGCAGACCGGTAACCATTGTATGGATAAAATCCTTTTTGTCAAAGGCAGTACGTGCCGGGTGATATCCCTTTTTATACGAAATAGCATAAACAAGGATTAGCTGAGTCACACCGATTAAAATGCCGGGGATAGCGGCCGCCATGAACAGCGCTCCAATGGAAGCACCGGAAACCATTCCGAAAACAATCATTGGCACACTGGGGGGAATAATCATTCCCATGGTGGAAGCTGCCACGGTGATTCCGGCTGCCACCTTTGGCGGGAAGCCTTTATCTTCCATTGCCGGAATTAAGATGGAGCCAAGAGCCGAAGTATCGGCGACCGAGGAACCGGAGATGCCTCCGAAAATCATACTTGCGACTACGGTAACCTCACCCAATCCACCTCTAACAGGTCTGACAAGATAAAGGCAGAAATTTATGATGCGTTGTGTAATGCCTCCTGTATTCATTAATTCACCTGCCATGATAAATAACGGCATGGCAATCATTAAATCGCTGAAGGTCCCGTTCCAAACCCGCTGCGGAATCATGGGTAAAAACTGGGGCGCATTTGTGAGCAGATAACTTATGCTGGACCCGCCAATGGCAAATGCCAGCGGTACACCGATTATACAGAAAACAATGAGAGCAACAAGCAAAAAAATCATTGCCATAGTGTATTCAGCTCCTTTGATATAATCTATTTTGTAATTTCTTGATTTTTGTTTTCAAAAAAACTAATGGGAGCCGAAATGTTTTCAATAATTTTAATCAGGATGCACACGGCGCAAATCAGACTGCTGACCGGCATGATGCCGTACATGAACACCATTGGAATTCCCATGCCCAATGATATTTGACTGCCCGCCAGTTGCGCATAGCCAATGCTGTAGTAGAAAAAGATCAGATCGATAGCCAGTACAATAACACCGTCAAAAACAGCAATCCAGCGTTTTACCGCAGGTTTGATTACATTGTAAAGAACATCAATAACAATATGTTCGTTTTTCAACACGCAGATTCCCATTCCCCAAAAGGTAGTAAAGGCAAAAAGCGTTGTTGTAAATTCTGCCAGCTCTTTCCAGGAAAGAGAAAAAAAATATCTGGCAATGACTGCAAAGATTGAACACACGGCCAATAGACCCATAGAAAAGATTCCAATACCCTCGTAGACCCGAAAAAGCGTTTTCCCAAATTGTTTAATTCTGTTTATTGCAATCAGCTCCTTTATAAGCGGAAAGGGAACCCGATGCTCCCTTTCCGTTACGAGAATAGAATTTAAGGCACTTACTTCGCTTTTGCTACAATATCCTGCATGGTGGCAAGTTCTTCCTTTGTGATCTTGCCTTCCTTAACATAGTTGTCATAAACAACTTTTGTGGCGTCTTTGAACTGCTGAAGCTCCTCTGCCGTTGGAGTATAGACATCGGCATTTTTTTCAATTACCTTAAGTGCTTCTGCTTCCTGTTTTGCGATAGAATCATTGTTGAGTATCATCATATTGGACGTAGCCGTCTTAATAATACTCTGATAATCTGCCGGAAGAGCGTTAAACCATTGCATGTTTACATAAAACGGATCCGGATGGAACATATAGTTTACGATGGTGATGTATTTTTGCACTTCAAACAGCTTTAGGCTTGAAACATTAACCAGAGGATTTTCCTGCCCGTCGGCCACTCCCGTCTTCAAGCTCATATAAAGGTCGGAATAAGGCACTGAGACCGTTGATGCGCCCATTGCCTTTAAAGCACCGTCTATTGTATCCATACCTGGAGTGCGTATTTTCAACCCTTTCAGGTCGGAGGGTGATTTAATCGCGTGCTTGTTGTTCGTGAACTGGCGGAAACCGCCCGCATTTCCAAGGCCAAGAATCAGTATATTATCTTTTTGTGATCCTTCACAAACTTTCAGTGCGAAATCGGAACTGGTCAGAGCATCGACCTGTTTATTGTTTTCACAAAGGAACGGGAGTGTGAAAATCAATAGTTTTGGCAGCATGTCAAACTGGCCGCCGCGCATGCCCTGTAAGGTATTCATTTTGACGGATTCCAACATTTCCTTTTCAGTGCCAAGCTGACCGGCAGGATAGATTTCAACTGAAATGCCGCCGTTACTTTTTTCTTCAACCTCTTTTTTAAAGGCTTCGACGGAAGTATAGCGGGGATTCCCTTCCGGCTGGCTATGGCCAATCTTCATGATGTACTTTGGTGTGCCGGCTTTTGCAGCGGTACCCGTGGAAGCGGCATCCGCAACGGAAGCCGTTTTACCTGCCCCGCCGCAGCCTGCCATAGAGACAGTCATCGCGCCGCAGAGCAACAGTGCAAGAATCGATTTTTTACTAAACATAATACTCCTCCTACTGATGATATATTTTTCTCATCCGGTTTATGGACCGGTTGATATTAAAATACTGTTTATCTTAGTTCTTCGGTCGGGATATTGTCCATGTCGTCGAAAGCGCGGTTTTCACCCGCCATAGCCCAGATAAACGTATAGTTGGATGTTCCGCAGCCGGAGTGGATTGACCAGCTCGGGTTAATGATGGCCTGTTCGTCGTGCATAATAACGTGGCGCGTTTCATTTCCTTCACCCATTAAGTGAAATACAACATTGTCCTTCGGGATATTGAAATACATGTAGACTTCCATGCGTCTTTCGTGTGTATGAACCGGCATGGTATTCCAGACACTGCCGGGTTCCAAAATCGTACAGCCCATTGACAGCTGGCATGTTTCCAGAACATCCGGGTGGATAAACTGATTGATTGTCCGTTTATTACTGGTTTCATCCGCGCCTAGCTTGCGGTGGATGGCTTTTTCAAACGGGATAAGCGTTGTCGGGAACGGGCGGTGTGCCGGCGTGGAGCATATGTAGAATTTTGGAGGATTCAGCGGGTCCACGGCCCGGAAGGTTACTGATTTCGTCCCCATCGAAAGATACAGGCCGCACATTTGACCAACCTGATACTGTGTACCGTCGGCCGTAACAATTCCTTCGCCTCCGATATTGATTGCGCCAAGTTCTCTGCGCTCCAAAAAATAATTAACACCAAAGTTTTTCCAGCAGTCGATGTTCCGATCAAGTTCTACCGTTTCCCGAACCGGCATGATTCCCATCGTAACAATCCGATCTACATGGGAATAAACAGCCGTCGCATCATCCGGGACAAACAACTTTTCTATTAGAAATTCATTTCTAATTTCTTCAGTCGTGTAATGCTTAAAATCTTTTTGATTTGCGGAATAACGAATATCCATCTTAAAACCTCCATTTATTTTTAATTTTTTATAATCATGGCTGTTTGCCGATATAGGCCAGAATCCCTCCGTCTACATAAAGAACATGTCCATTTACAAAATTGGACGCGTCCGATGCGAGAAACACTGCGGGTCCCATCAGATCATCGGTTTTGCCCCAGCGTGCAGCGGGTGTTTTGGAAATGATAAAGCTATTAAACGGATGACCCTCCACGCGCAGCGGAGCCGTCTGCGGCGTTTCAATATATCCGGGGCCAATGCCGTTGCACTGAATGTTATACTGGCCGTACTCAGAAGCAATATTCTTGGTCAGCATCTTAAGACCGCCCTTTGCTGCAGCGTAGGCGCTTACAGTTTCTCTGCCCAGCTCGCTCATCATTGAGCAGAGATTAATAATTTTTCCGTGCCCGTTCTTAATCATGCTTGGAATGACTGCTTTGGAAACAATGAACGGACCGTTCAGGTCAACATCAATCACCTGGCGGAATTCTGCTGCCGTCATGTCGCACATCGGTATACGCTTAATGATTCCTGCATTGTTGACCAGAATATCAATGATGCCGTTCTTCGATTCCACCTCGGTAATAAAGTTCTTTACCTGCTCCTCGTTGGTGACGTCACAAACATATCCATGTGCCTCAATTCCCTCCTCCCTATAAGAAGCGAGGCCCTTATCTACCAATTCTCGATTGATATCGTTAAAAACGATCGTGGCACCTGCCTGTGAAAACGCTCTTGCAATTGCCATTCCGATTCCATAGGACGCTCCCGTGACAAGTGCAATCTTTCCCTTCAGCGAATATTGATCTAAAATACCCATGCTGTAGCCTCCAAAAATAGAATTTTAGAATATATTATTTTGCTTAAACTTCTTGAGAAAATATATTTAAGCAATAGTAATATTAAAAATTGTGAATATAATTTATACAATATGAATGTTTATTGATTTATGAAATCGATAAACATAATCGATAAATAGATGGTCGGCAAAAAAATTATTTTCTGCAGACCTTTCCAATTAATATTTACCGTTTTTTCAGTCCCGGATAATCTTTCCATGCCGTAAATTTTGCAGCAAGTTCCGGATTCGTTGAACCGCGGATGCAAACCCGGCTTTCCAGTTCAATAAAAACCGGTTTAACTTTCCTTTCATTCGTAATCCGCTTAATAAGGATTCTTGCCGCCTCCATGCCGATAGAATAAGAATCCTTCGCTATTGTTGTAATTCCGGGCGGAATTAAAGGAGCCCAGTCCCAGTCGTCAAATCCACAGACTCCTAAATTGGCTGAAATGGAACAGCCGACCAACTGCATTGCCTGAAGCACATTAATCAAGGTGACTCCATTTACACAAAAAATTGCCAGCCTCTCCCCTGCATTATTCTGTATAAAATGTGCTAATTGATTTTCACAGCCCTTTGCCGAATTCTCACCGATTGCATAAGACAGCTGGCTGCCATCCATGCCATAAAAATCCTTCATCGCATCCATATAGGCCTGATATCTTATAATACGGGGACTTATTTTACCGTTTCCCGGCGTGAAAAAAGCAATTTTTTGAAATCCGCTTTCAAAAAGATGGCGCATGCACGCATATGTGCTATGATAGTTCTCGGTAGTCACTGTATCAATCATATTTTGGGGGGCAATGCAGCGATCTGCCAAAACAATCGGTAGTCCTTTATTTTTTAACTCGATTAAATAGTTGTCGTTGCATCCAGTGGTGTTGACAATCAGTCCATCCACCTGACTGTTCAGCAATTCCTGAATAGAGGTTAATTCTTTCTCCGGCTGATCGTCAATGTTAGAAAAAAGAACCTGATATCCGCTTGAATTGCAGACATCATTGATGCCTTTCAATAAAATCGATGAAAACGGATTGCTGATATCTGCAATAATACACCCAATCGATTTGCTCTTCTGGGATTTTAAACTGCGCGCAATATTGCTTGGGTGGTAATCCATTTGCTCAATAATATCCTGTATCCGCTGTCGTGTGTCGGCAGACATATAATCAAATTTACCATTAAGGTATCTTGAAACTGTCGTTCTCGACACATCGGCAGCGATCGCCACTTGAGCAATCGTCACGTTATTTTTCTTGAATTTATTCATCACTTGTATCCTTTATTTTTTTAATAAAAATTTGCTCATCTAAACAATTATTCAAAATCCGAGCCGATATTTATTGATTAACGAAACCGATAAACATAATTAACAGTTTTATTATATAAGTATCATTATATAATGTCAATACATTCTGTTAACTTTTTATTTTATTACTATTCATTTTATCATCCAATAATATATTCTTTCTGAAAATCTTCTTTCGTTTGCAGATAATCCTGCCGCATATGCGTACCGCGATTTTCCCTGCGAGCCAGCGCAGCTTCCACCATTATCAAAACTGAAAGCGTGATCTATATAAGCGTGATAGCTGTAAGTTGTCATTTATAAATAAAGCGTGTTTTTTTCGAGAAAAAGATCAATAGCAAAAGAGTAACTCAAAAGAAACTTTGTTTGCGGGTTCTCAAGGTCGATTTCGGATAGCTCCATGATTTTCTGCCGCCTGTAGTTCAGTGTGTTACGGTGCAGGAAGAGAAGTTCCGCCGTCCTGTTCTGATTGAAGCCGGTTAGTGCATATGTGCGTAGTGTTTCATATAGTTTTGTGCCTTTACGCTGGTCATAGTCCCTGAGAAGCGGCAAAACCGGATGACAGAAGCGCATAAGCCGCAGCTCTTCAGGAAGGGCATCCAGCATGTCAAAGAACGCGTAATCCATATAGTTGTGTACTGGACCGTCTGCCTCCATCTTCTGTGAGAGAATGACAGCCTTTTCCGCCTGCTTGTAATATTCCAGAAATTTTGCAGGATTGGAAAAGGAATTGCTTATACCGGCCAGCAGATAGTTTTTTTCACACAGTATTTTAAGCTGTTCCAGTTGTTGTTGCGGGATTGTCCAACTTTTTTGCACATCAATTATAAGTACAACCGATTTTTGGTAGATAATACTCTGCTCAACCTGAAAGATATTTTCGAGCTGAGACTGAATGGAAGTGGTAAGGCTTACCTCCCCATGGTAATAGAGGGGTTTAGCCGTCAATACACGCATGAACGAAGGAAATGCGAGTTTACTGACCTTGATGCGGGTAGTTGCCTGTTTTTCCGAAATCCCGTTTAACATGTCGTTCAGTATCCCACCGTAAAGATGTGTGTGCAGGGTGATTTTATCCTGATTCTTCAACGTCGTTTCTGTCAGCGTTCGGCTGACAAGAGCCAGCGTTTCATAACAGTCCGCATCAAATTCACTGCCCGGCTGAATCATAAAGATATAGCCAAAAAGCGTGTCATCCCGTGTGATTTTGCTGCATAGATAAAAAAGTTGCATTTCTTCGCAGAAGCGGACGTATGGGTCTGAACCCGGTTGCTTCCCCTTTTCCTGCCGTAGTTTTCGGATGTGTTCCATAAATTCCGTCGGACAGTAGCCTTGTTTTACGCACTGTACCCAAAGATGATCTTCCAGTCGCAGTGGAGTCGAGTTGGCCAGAACTTTTCCGCTCAAGTCTATAATAACAATAGAGCTCGCGGCTCTATCCGCGATATCGCTCAGAATACCGGAGATGCCCTTACCGTCAAAGATCATTTGCAGCATAGATGAATAAAGAGCCTGCATCCTATACGCCTGATTTAGAATATAACCGGCAAGGCTTACGGCGGTCTCATAATTGAAGGTATCAATTTGCGCCGAATTGACAAACAGCCTGCGAAGTTCATCAAAAGTATCGCCTGCGTAAACCAGATTTTGCGGAACAACAGTTCCAAGACAGCTTGCATCATGCACAAAATACAAAACATCATTTTTGTATTTTTCAAGCGTGGATTTTGGAACAAGCTCTTTTAGTTCGTAAATTTGTGTGTTATAACCAATAACAAGTTTTTTTACATTTAATTTTGCAGATAATTTTTCAAGCATTTCGTTAAGCAGCATATTCATCACCCAAATACTATTTTAGTCACAAGGCACAAAAAGTGCAAGTGTTTTGTATAGGCAGTCCATATCTTTTGAGCATGAAGTATGTTATATTATTAACAGACTAACTGTCGGTAAGCGGTGCTTTGCAAAATAATATCAAAATTTATGTGAGAAAGGGCTGATTTCATGAAGTATACGAAGCTTTTTGAAAAAGGAAAAATCGGAAAACTTGAGCTAAAAAATAGAATAGTCATGCCTGCTATGGGAACTGGATTTGCGTCATCCACAGGGGAAGCATCTGAAGAAATCATACGCTATTACGCCGACCGGGCAAAGGGCGGCTGCGGACTGATTATCACAGAGATCTGCCGGATAGATGAAGAGACTGGAATCGGCACGAGTAATCAGCTGTGTGCAACGGACTCAAAGCATATTCCGAGCCTTGTTCGCCTTGCAGAGGCTGTACATGCGTATGACACAAAGATTTTCCTTCAATTGCATCATCCGGGAAATGAGACGACAAGCAGGCTTCTACACGGAAAGCAAATAGTTGCCCCGTCCCCGGTCATGTGCAAAGTAATAGGAGAAATGCCGAGGGAACTCACGACGGAAGAGGTCACGGCAATGGCGCAGAAATTTGTTAAAGGCGCCTTTATTGCCAAAACGGCGGGATTTGACGGAGTTGAAGTCCACGCCGCTCACGGCTATCTAGTGAATCAGTTTTTGAGTCCGCACACTAACAAGCGCACCGACAAATACGGCGGTGATTTCTTCAACCGCATGCGCTTCTTAACTGAGATCATCATCGGGATACGTTTTGCATGCGGCGCCGATTATCCGATTTCGGTACGCATCGACGGCAGCGAATTCATTGAGGACGGCCTTGACGAAAAAGAGTGCATACATATCGCAAGATATATTGAGAGCCTTGGCGTTGCCTGCCTGAACGTGAGCTGCGGCACATATGAGTCCGGAGCGACCATCATTGAGCCGTCCTGTTATGCGGAGGGCTGGAAAAAGCACCTTGCTAAAAACATTAAGGCAAACGTGAAGATACCTGTTATCGCCGTGAACACGATAAAGCATCCAGCTTTCGCCGAGATGCTTCTGGAAGAGGGCGTTTCCGACTTCGTAGGCGTTGCGCGCGGACAGCTCGCCGATGCCGAGTGGGCAAACAAAGCAAAACGCGGCGAGGATGTTCTGATTCGCAAATGTATCGGCTGCATGAACTGTTTTCTCGTAGCAAATCAGGGTAGGCCGATTGAATGCACAGTTAACCCAATCCTCGGGCGCGAGCACACCCACGGCGACGACAAGTTTGTAAGGGACGGCAGCGGACGCACGGTGGCTGTCATCGGCGGAGGACCGGCCGGAATGCAGGCTGCATTAGTGTTGGCCAAGAGGGGCTTTAAAACCGTTCTCTTCGAAAAGAGCAACCGGCTCGGCGGAACTGTTATTCTAGGGTCTGTTCCTCCCCACAAGGAGCTTTTGGGCGAACTCGTCGAAACGCAGGAAGCCGAGCTCAAAAAATTGGGCGCGGATATTCGCCTGAACACAGAGGGTACCGTTGAGGAATGTAAAAAAATAGGCGCATGCGGAGTATTTCTCGCCGTAGGCGGAAATCCTATCGTACCAAAGATTCCAGGTGCGGAAAAGGCTGTCCTAGCGGAACAGATACTGTCGGGAGAGGTCAAGCTCAACGGCAAAAATATAGCCGTCATAGGCGGCGGCGTCACAGGGCTGGAGACAGCCGAATATCTGAGCAAAGATAACAAAGTCACTGTTGTCGAAATGATGAATGCAGTCGGTACTACGCTATACCCCAGCGTGCTGCATCTTCTTATGGATCGACTGAATAAAAACGGAGCCGAAATTTTGACGGGGCATGCCATCAAAGCGGTCGGAGCTGGGGATATTACGCTCGGTGTCGCGGCAAGCGCCGTCGAAATAACCCGTAAAGCTGATATCGTAGTATTCGCGCTTGGTGTAAAATCAAACAACGCTCTGCTGGAAGCGATGGAAAACACTTTCGACAGA of the uncultured Caproiciproducens sp. genome contains:
- a CDS encoding gluconate 5-dehydrogenase, with translation MGILDQYSLKGKIALVTGASYGIGMAIARAFSQAGATIVFNDINRELVDKGLASYREEGIEAHGYVCDVTNEEQVKNFITEVESKNGIIDILVNNAGIIKRIPMCDMTAAEFRQVIDVDLNGPFIVSKAVIPSMIKNGHGKIINLCSMMSELGRETVSAYAAAKGGLKMLTKNIASEYGQYNIQCNGIGPGYIETPQTAPLRVEGHPFNSFIISKTPAARWGKTDDLMGPAVFLASDASNFVNGHVLYVDGGILAYIGKQP
- a CDS encoding LacI family DNA-binding transcriptional regulator, which codes for MNKFKKNNVTIAQVAIAADVSRTTVSRYLNGKFDYMSADTRQRIQDIIEQMDYHPSNIARSLKSQKSKSIGCIIADISNPFSSILLKGINDVCNSSGYQVLFSNIDDQPEKELTSIQELLNSQVDGLIVNTTGCNDNYLIELKNKGLPIVLADRCIAPQNMIDTVTTENYHSTYACMRHLFESGFQKIAFFTPGNGKISPRIIRYQAYMDAMKDFYGMDGSQLSYAIGENSAKGCENQLAHFIQNNAGERLAIFCVNGVTLINVLQAMQLVGCSISANLGVCGFDDWDWAPLIPPGITTIAKDSYSIGMEAARILIKRITNERKVKPVFIELESRVCIRGSTNPELAAKFTAWKDYPGLKKR
- a CDS encoding NAD(P)/FAD-dependent oxidoreductase, which encodes MKYTKLFEKGKIGKLELKNRIVMPAMGTGFASSTGEASEEIIRYYADRAKGGCGLIITEICRIDEETGIGTSNQLCATDSKHIPSLVRLAEAVHAYDTKIFLQLHHPGNETTSRLLHGKQIVAPSPVMCKVIGEMPRELTTEEVTAMAQKFVKGAFIAKTAGFDGVEVHAAHGYLVNQFLSPHTNKRTDKYGGDFFNRMRFLTEIIIGIRFACGADYPISVRIDGSEFIEDGLDEKECIHIARYIESLGVACLNVSCGTYESGATIIEPSCYAEGWKKHLAKNIKANVKIPVIAVNTIKHPAFAEMLLEEGVSDFVGVARGQLADAEWANKAKRGEDVLIRKCIGCMNCFLVANQGRPIECTVNPILGREHTHGDDKFVRDGSGRTVAVIGGGPAGMQAALVLAKRGFKTVLFEKSNRLGGTVILGSVPPHKELLGELVETQEAELKKLGADIRLNTEGTVEECKKIGACGVFLAVGGNPIVPKIPGAEKAVLAEQILSGEVKLNGKNIAVIGGGVTGLETAEYLSKDNKVTVVEMMNAVGTTLYPSVLHLLMDRLNKNGAEILTGHAIKAVGAGDITLGVAASAVEITRKADIVVFALGVKSNNALLEAMENTFDRVIRIGDTEKPGNIISAMHSANDKAFVF
- a CDS encoding TRAP transporter large permease — encoded protein: MAMIFLLVALIVFCIIGVPLAFAIGGSSISYLLTNAPQFLPMIPQRVWNGTFSDLMIAMPLFIMAGELMNTGGITQRIINFCLYLVRPVRGGLGEVTVVASMIFGGISGSSVADTSALGSILIPAMEDKGFPPKVAAGITVAASTMGMIIPPSVPMIVFGMVSGASIGALFMAAAIPGILIGVTQLILVYAISYKKGYHPARTAFDKKDFIHTMVTGLPAILMPVLIIVCIAGGVCTASESAGIAVLYAIVLGFLFYKELTWKSVVDTLLKTLISSASIMIIIGFSTIFTWIMTVEKIPQIVAALFTQMNLPMWGTALLFDVIILLAGFFIDVTPAILLLCPILLPIIRVAGISDLQFGAMVIVGLAIGLVTPPVGMCLNACNKINRMPVVEIFKGASPYVVCNIIVLLSISLIPSLTSWLPHALGLVS
- a CDS encoding helix-turn-helix domain-containing protein: MLLNEMLEKLSAKLNVKKLVIGYNTQIYELKELVPKSTLEKYKNDVLYFVHDASCLGTVVPQNLVYAGDTFDELRRLFVNSAQIDTFNYETAVSLAGYILNQAYRMQALYSSMLQMIFDGKGISGILSDIADRAASSIVIIDLSGKVLANSTPLRLEDHLWVQCVKQGYCPTEFMEHIRKLRQEKGKQPGSDPYVRFCEEMQLFYLCSKITRDDTLFGYIFMIQPGSEFDADCYETLALVSRTLTETTLKNQDKITLHTHLYGGILNDMLNGISEKQATTRIKVSKLAFPSFMRVLTAKPLYYHGEVSLTTSIQSQLENIFQVEQSIIYQKSVVLIIDVQKSWTIPQQQLEQLKILCEKNYLLAGISNSFSNPAKFLEYYKQAEKAVILSQKMEADGPVHNYMDYAFFDMLDALPEELRLMRFCHPVLPLLRDYDQRKGTKLYETLRTYALTGFNQNRTAELLFLHRNTLNYRRQKIMELSEIDLENPQTKFLLSYSFAIDLFLEKNTLYL
- a CDS encoding TRAP transporter small permease subunit, whose translation is MGLLAVCSIFAVIARYFFSLSWKELAEFTTTLFAFTTFWGMGICVLKNEHIVIDVLYNVIKPAVKRWIAVFDGVIVLAIDLIFFYYSIGYAQLAGSQISLGMGIPMVFMYGIMPVSSLICAVCILIKIIENISAPISFFENKNQEITK
- the kduI gene encoding 5-dehydro-4-deoxy-D-glucuronate isomerase produces the protein MDIRYSANQKDFKHYTTEEIRNEFLIEKLFVPDDATAVYSHVDRIVTMGIMPVRETVELDRNIDCWKNFGVNYFLERRELGAINIGGEGIVTADGTQYQVGQMCGLYLSMGTKSVTFRAVDPLNPPKFYICSTPAHRPFPTTLIPFEKAIHRKLGADETSNKRTINQFIHPDVLETCQLSMGCTILEPGSVWNTMPVHTHERRMEVYMYFNIPKDNVVFHLMGEGNETRHVIMHDEQAIINPSWSIHSGCGTSNYTFIWAMAGENRAFDDMDNIPTEELR
- a CDS encoding TRAP transporter substrate-binding protein encodes the protein MFSKKSILALLLCGAMTVSMAGCGGAGKTASVADAASTGTAAKAGTPKYIMKIGHSQPEGNPRYTSVEAFKKEVEEKSNGGISVEIYPAGQLGTEKEMLESVKMNTLQGMRGGQFDMLPKLLIFTLPFLCENNKQVDALTSSDFALKVCEGSQKDNILILGLGNAGGFRQFTNNKHAIKSPSDLKGLKIRTPGMDTIDGALKAMGASTVSVPYSDLYMSLKTGVADGQENPLVNVSSLKLFEVQKYITIVNYMFHPDPFYVNMQWFNALPADYQSIIKTATSNMMILNNDSIAKQEAEALKVIEKNADVYTPTAEELQQFKDATKVVYDNYVKEGKITKEELATMQDIVAKAK